The following coding sequences are from one Lolium rigidum isolate FL_2022 chromosome 6, APGP_CSIRO_Lrig_0.1, whole genome shotgun sequence window:
- the LOC124667221 gene encoding sialyltransferase-like protein 1: protein MKRPLRGPFAALLFLVLCGALSFPSALRRAPPVLAPLDPARLNATLLRLAAVDGSEPSLRRDVDDLLEGRLPLSSRARARSWRRDPLHLRHHHQFPVHRRGQHRDHHDPLLHPLPREGLLLDPALRRALRAWHRLRRYDPTVLLSLPSALSLPARIPTCAVVGNSGILLRHPRGPLIDSHHAVFRLNNARVAGYAAHAGTKTNLSFINSNILHLCARRPGCFCHPYGDGVPILLYICQASHFLDVAACNASSSATHAAPISVTDPRLDVLCARIVKYYSLRRFVAETGRAVEDWNAAHDAALFHYSSGMQAIMVAVGVCDRVSVFGFGKAADAKHHYHSNQKNELDLHDYEAEYAFYRDLAERPQVVPFLKDTGFTVPPVVFYH from the coding sequence atgaagcgGCCGCTGCGGGGACCCTTCGCGGcgctcctcttcctcgtcctctGCGGGGCGCTCTCCTTCCCCTCCGCGCTCCGCCGGGCGCCCCCCGTGCTCGccccgctcgatccggcgcgcctCAACGCCACGctcctccgcctcgccgccgtcgacggcTCCGAGCCCTCCCTGCGCCGCGACGTCGACGACCTCCTCGAGGGCCGCCTCCCGCTCTcctcccgcgcccgcgcgcgctccTGGCGCCGCGACCcgctccacctccgccaccaccaccagttcCCCGTCCACCGCCGCGGCCAGCACCGCGACCACCACGACCCCCTCCTCCACCCGCTCCCGCGCGAGGGGCTCCTCCTCGACCCCGCCCTCCGCCGCGCGCTCCGCGCCTGGCACCGCCTGCGCCGCTACGACCCAaccgtcctcctctccctcccctccGCCCTCTCCCTCCCCGCCCGCATCCCCACCTGCGCCGTCGTCGGCAACAGCGgcatcctcctccgccacccccgGGGACCCCTCATCGACTCCCACCACGCCGTCTTCCGCCTCAACAACGCGCGCGTCGCGGGCTACGCGGCGCACGCCGGCACCAAAACCAACCTCTCCTTCATCAACAGCAACATCCTCCACCTCTGCGCGCGCCGCCCGGGCTGCTTCTGCCACCCCTACGGCGACGGCGTGCCCATCCTCCTCTACATCTGCCAGGCCTCCCACTTCCTCGACGTCGCCGCCTGcaacgcctcctcctccgccacccacgCCGCCCCCATCTCCGTCACCGATCCCCGCCTCGACGTCCTCTGCGCGCGCATCGTCAAGTACTACTCGCTACGCCGCTTCGTCGCGGAGACCGGCCGCGCCGTCGAGGACTGGAACGCCGCGCACGACGCCGCGCTCTTCCACTACTCCTCCGGGATGCAGGCCATCATGGTCGCGGTGGGAGTCTGCGACAGGGTCAGCGTCTTCGGCTTCGGGAAGGCGGCCGACGCCAAGCACCACTACCACAGCAACCAGAAGAACGAACTTGACCTCCACGACTACGAGGCCGAGTACGCCTTCTACCGGGACCTCGCCGAGCGCCCGCAGGTAGTCCCTTTCCTCAAGGACACCGGCTTCACCGTGCCGCCCGTCGTCTTCTACCATTAG